The Candidatus Bipolaricaulota bacterium nucleotide sequence CCCTTCTTTCTCCCTAAAGATCACGGAACAGCTCGTACGCCTTCCTCGACTTTCCCGTGGGGAAGATCACGACCTCGTCGGAAGAGAGCTGGGCAAATATCCCCTGTACTACCTCTTCCGGAGTATCCATCCGGTCCTTTAGCCGCTCGACCATCCCTGCCATCCTCTCTGCCCCGATGCTTTTCCGGTAGAAGTCGGTGTACACAAGCTGGGGACAGACAACCTTGACAGCGATCCCGGTCCCTTCCAGATCTCGACGCAGCCCGCGGGTGAATCCGACCACCGCGTGCTTCGCCGCGACGTATGGGGTCACGTTCGCCGAGTGAGCGACGACCCCGCCGATGGATCCAATATTGAGGATCATCCCAGAGCCTTGACGTTTCATGATCGGGATGACGAGCTGAGTGAGGAAGAAGACAGCGAATACGTTGACCTCGAACAGACGGCGGATATCGGCCTCGCTTGCATGTTCGATCGGCCCGTACATCCCGATTCCGGCGTTGTTGACCAGGATATCGATTCTCCCCCACCGGCGGAGCGTTTCCTCCACCAGGGTCTTTCTCTCCTTGTCCTGCGTGACGTCGCACCGGACAGGGAGGGTCTCATTCGGGCATTCCTTCGCGATCTCTTCCAGCTTTTCGCGCCGGCGGGCAGCAAGGGCCACGCGCACTCCCTGCTCGGATAAGGCGCGTGCCAGCACCGCGCCGATCCCTGCGCTCGCCCCGGTGACGATCCCGA carries:
- a CDS encoding SDR family oxidoreductase, with the protein product MELSGKVGIVTGASAGIGAVLARALSEQGVRVALAARRREKLEEIAKECPNETLPVRCDVTQDKERKTLVEETLRRWGRIDILVNNAGIGMYGPIEHASEADIRRLFEVNVFAVFFLTQLVIPIMKRQGSGMILNIGSIGGVVAHSANVTPYVAAKHAVVGFTRGLRRDLEGTGIAVKVVCPQLVYTDFYRKSIGAERMAGMVERLKDRMDTPEEVVQGIFAQLSSDEVVIFPTGKSRKAYELFRDL